The Janthinobacterium tructae genome contains the following window.
GTCCGCCAGGGTCACGCCCGCTTCGGCCAGCAATTCCTGCACCATCGGCAAGATCGACTGGGAATGGGTGCGCACGCCCGACGAGGCGCGGGACAGGATGACATCGCCGCGCAGCAAGGCGCAGGAGGCGAGTTCGGACGAAGTTTCAATAGCAAGCAGGGTGGGAAGTAAGATAGGCATGGCGTATTTTACCTTGCCGCGCCATGGCGCGGCACTCCCCGCTGCGGCAGGCATGGAGCAGCCGGACAGCGATCAGGCCGATGCGGCTTGCACAGCGGGCCCGCGAGGACGGCTATAATGAAAGACGCAGCTTATTATTTGACCGGCATCACGTCTGCCGTGCCAAGCAATCGCTCAGCCCGTTCAGCCATTACTAAGCAAAATTACCAAGCAACATCGCTCAGCAACATCGTCTTTCCACTCTTGCCCTGGTCCGCTCCGTGAATCCACTTCTTGCCAAACTGCAACCATATCCATTCGAAAAGCTGCGCCAGCTGTTTGCCGGCGTGACGGTCAACCCCGAGTATGCGCCCATCAGCCTGGGCATGGGCGAACCCAAGCATCCGACGCCAAGCTTCATCGAGCAAGCCTTGGTCGACAATATCCACGGCCTGGCCAGCTATCCGACCACCATCGGTTCGGAAGCCTTGCGTACCGCCATCGCCGGCTGGCTGGAGCGCCGCTATGGCATCCCCAAGCTCAATCCTGCCACGCAAATCCTGCCCGTGAACGGTTCGCGCGAAGCGCTGTTTGCGCTGGCGCAAACGGTGATCGATCCGTCGGCCGGTTCGCTCGTGATCAGTCCGAACCCGTTTTATCAGATCTATGAAGGCGCAGCCTACCTGGCCGGCGCCGAACCGTATTTCGTCAATTCCGACCCGGCACGCAATTTCGGCTGCGACTACGACGCGGTGCCCGCGTCCGTGTGGGAAAAGGTCAAGCTGCTGTTCCTGTGCTCGCCCGGCAACCCGACGGGCGCCGTGCTCACCCTGACGGATTGGGAACACCTGTTCGCCCTGTCCGAGCGCTACGACTTCGTCATCGCCGCCGACGAGTGCTATTCCGAAATTTATCACGGCGACACGCCCCCGCTGGGCGCGCTGCAGGCGGCGCACATGCTGGGCCTGTCCACGATCGAACGTCCGTATGCGCGCCTGGTGGTGTTTTCCAGCCTGTCGAAGCGCTCGAACGTGCCAGGCATGCGCTCGGGCTTCGTCGCCGGCGACGCGGAAGTGCTGAAAAAATTCCTGCTCTACCGAACCTACCACGGCGGCGCCATGAGCCCTGCCGTGCAGGCGGCCTCCGTCGCGGCCTGGAACGACGAAACCCATGTCGAGGAAAATCGCGCCAAGTACCGCGCCAAGTTCGACGCCATTACGCCGCTGCTGCAAGCGGTGATGGACGTGCAATTGCCGG
Protein-coding sequences here:
- the dapC gene encoding succinyldiaminopimelate transaminase; protein product: MNPLLAKLQPYPFEKLRQLFAGVTVNPEYAPISLGMGEPKHPTPSFIEQALVDNIHGLASYPTTIGSEALRTAIAGWLERRYGIPKLNPATQILPVNGSREALFALAQTVIDPSAGSLVISPNPFYQIYEGAAYLAGAEPYFVNSDPARNFGCDYDAVPASVWEKVKLLFLCSPGNPTGAVLTLTDWEHLFALSERYDFVIAADECYSEIYHGDTPPLGALQAAHMLGLSTIERPYARLVVFSSLSKRSNVPGMRSGFVAGDAEVLKKFLLYRTYHGGAMSPAVQAASVAAWNDETHVEENRAKYRAKFDAITPLLQAVMDVQLPDAGFYLWADVSRTGLSDTEFAQRLYAEYNVTVLPGSYLARDAHGINPGRNRIRMALVAETAEGLEAALRIVKFCQQLSASASTN